In Halodesulfovibrio sp. MK-HDV, the genomic window GCAGTCCTGTCAGTACAGCAATGGCTGCTTCTGTGTATGTGGCCCAAGAATCTGCTACTGGATCAAGCTTGCGGAAGGCGGCAAGAAACAGCGTTGGACGCATATATTCTGCCATCACTTCGGCCTGCTTTGTCTGCATGGCTTCAAGCTCTGTGGTTTTGGTTACGGGATCTGCAATCACAAAGCCTTCAACGCTTTTTTGCTCCATCACGTAATCAACTGCTTCTTTCCATGTAAGCACACCATCGAGCACAAACACGCAGGCATTCCAGTTTTGTCCGGCATTAACTTTTGCCGCTTCAACCTGAGTTTTCAGTACGCTTTCAGCCTCGCCAAGTACGGCATCGAGGTCGGTGTCTGTATTCACCATATGCAAGCTGCCGCGTCCGGTTTCTCCCAGCCCGATAAAGCAGAAAAAGCGTTCTACTTCTTTAAACGGCCCTTGGTTCCGGTTAAGGCGGTTAACTTGCACTACAGGAGTTGCCATTTGCACCTCTTATTTCTTGAGTTTTTCTATGGTCTGGCGAGCCAAGTCTTGTAACATTTCTTTTGCATCGTCTGGCGTTGCACCAAGGAAAGGTCGCGCGGGCGTCTCTACATCCCATCGTGCTTTGCTAAGCCCTGTACCGCGCATAAATCGCAGTATCCGTCCGGCCTGTCCTAGCGTCATATGTTCACGAATCCACTTTACGGAAACACGCTTTAGCAGTGTCCCCTTGCCGCGTTTTCGCTTCACCCGCACACGATATCCGGCATCAATAAGAGACTTGGCTTGAGCACGGGTAGCAGGTTTGTTGTAATCTGGCCGCCCGTACACTTTTTCAGCCTTTTTCTTGCTCCAAGGTTCGGGAATACCCTTCTGGTGCCTGTTGGCAATCTGCCCAGCAATTTTGTTCTCGTAAGTAACTTCCGCAGAATCAGACCCGCGCCCGTAAACGGTTAAACCTTTGCTCTTACCAACCTTGGCTTTTGCCAGCCCCCGCAGCAAACGCCGCTTATTGCGTGCATCCTTACGCGGTGCCATTGGCAAACCTTCAACTGTACGCTGCTGCCGAATATTCAACATGGCCTGCTTACGCACAGCACGCGCCATGGTCATAATAATTTTGCGCTGCTCTCGTGGCGGCATGGCTAAAATACCCAGCTGCTCTTTAAAGCTAAGAAGAGATTTTCTATCTACAGAAAATTTTAGCGCACTATTGTTCGCCATGCGCCTTACCGTCCATACCGGCTAGCTCTTCAGCCACATCAACTGGCACATCTGCCACACGCCATTTTCTGCCATTAAACAGAATAGGCCCTTGCTCATCCGGCACCATCTGCAACGGTTCTTCAAACTCTATGGCTAGATCAACGTCAGCGGTAAAATCGTCATTCAGACTTGCATCTACTTCCGGATCAGCGAGTCCAACATGGTCACGGTCTTTGTCGTGGTCATGCAGCCAGCTCATAACTAAAAGCAGCAATTCGCTACTGCTCCCGTTAAACGCTTCCACCTGAATAAGCGCGTCATACTTAAACACGCCAAGCTCCACACCGTGCCCCAAATCGCGACCAGTGGGGATTGTCTCGCCCCTGTCTGCCACACTCAGCACTTGCTCTTTGGTCAAGTTCGCTGCTTGCAGTAAAAAGGAGGTGAGCGCTGTAAGCTTCTTCATTAAATTAGCTCCACATCAACACGCCCGCTGCCTAAAAAAATCGGCAATGGCTTGTGCTGCATAGGCAAGAAAGTTTTCCGTTGTCTCTTCGCTTTCCCGCGCTTCATTTCTGGCTGCTTCCCTGCGGTTGATTGTGGCAAACTGAGGTAGAAGCAGCGCCTTGGAGTACGTAAACACAGCCCGCTTGTAATGTAGCAACGCCGCTGTTTCGTCTCCCAAGGCGCCGCCCTGCTCATCCTCCGGAACGGAGGAAAGGGAGCCACACCCACGCATTATCATGTCACGCTTCCATTCAACCAACTGGCGATTCGTCCACACAACGCCTAGCTTCAGGTGATCCACCAACAGCTGCTCTGCATAATCCTGCGGCAGTCGATAGATTGCTTGAAACTCGGCAACGGTAACGTCCGGCCAGAAACCGTCATTGCGTATAACAACAGTAGAAGATGTAGAAGTGTGTCCGGAGAATGCTGTCATTTCGTCATCCTTTTTAGAGAGACTGGCTTTTTCAAAAGCTCGGCGTACACGTCGGTATCCAGTTTTTGAAAAGCCAGTCTTCTCGGGGGTCGAGGAGTACCTAGCTTACGTCTCGTGTGGCGCGCTTCCTACAATCTGCCAAGGCAGTTTTGACCTTGGCTCCCAGAGAAAGCGCCTCTTCCAGCACGTCCACTGCTGCTGTAAATTTTTCTGCACGGGCAAGATTAAGCCCCTGCTGTCGATAAAACTTCGCGGTCACTTCGTCCGGCAAATCCCACGGCTGACAGCAAACACCGTCTGCATGGTTAAACACCGTTGCAAAATACGGCTGCACGCTACGGCCTGCATCGTATTCAGCATCTGCCCATTCTAAAATTGCATCCGCTACAAAAATCTCAACGGTTCTATTAAACCGCTCCGGCAAAGCAACGCCCGCTTCAATGCACCACAAAGCATACGTAACAGCAGAATCCAGTTCGCCAGTGTCAAACAGCCAAACCAAATACCAGCCAAGCAGCTCATGCTTAACGGAACTCGCACGCAGTCGCTCAACATACCCAGCGTACTTGTCCACCAAAGTGCGCTTAACATCTGCCTTGCGTTCGCGAGAATTAATCCCCTTCAGGCTCTTCAAATCCTGCTCAAGCGCCTTGTCCAACAAAGCACCAAGTTGCTGATTCCCAATCAAGCCCGAAGGCGCAACCTTCAGCGTGTCCGGCTTCTCCGGCTCAGGCTGCCCCGCCTTCGCACGCTCTTTCTGCGCTCGTACTTTTTGCTGATATGTGAGCATCAAACTCATAACGATCCCCTAATAAAAGTTTTAGGAAGGGGGTCTGGGGGAGAACCCTTTTCCAAAAGGGTTTCCCCCAGCCGCCGGAGGCATCAAAACAGTCTTACTGCCAACCAGTACCTGCCGCATTCGGAAGACGAACGTTGTCAAACTCAACTGCAACAAGCTGTTCTACATCTTCGACGACATAGCCCTCGTTGCGACTGTTGAAATCTTCAACGCGATCTTTTTCAGGCTTGTCTTTGATGTGCCGACGCCACTTGCCGTCTTGGAAATAGATGGAGAGGTTTTTGTGATTGGTGATTACCAGCCCGCGCCCTGGGAAGTTGGATGGAGTCTCCCACGGCAAACCGCCTAAGGTTGCCATGGCTGTGTTCATGGCGTTCTTTTCTGTTGGCGTGCCTTTAACGGCTATGAGCAATGCAGCGCGTTCGCGTGCAATCAGCTCGTCACCGACCATTACGACTAACCCTTTGCGCTTCCATTTCGGGATGCCCTGCAGCATGTCGTTAACGGCAAGATCAAGGTTCTCGTAGTCGCCGCCTTCACCGATTCGGATCTCGTCGGCTGTTGCACCTTGAGAGATAATGTTTTCCGGCTTGCGGTCGCGCATGTACTGCACCCAGCCCGGGAGAACATCCTGCATGAGCGGGAATTTTGAAAGATCGGTATCCTTGGCGGCATGTGTACCGTACCAGCCAACAATTTCGCGATCGTTTGCGATCTGCGCTTGTACGTTGCTGGTGTAGCGATCGTGAAAATCTGGGAACTTCGCCCACACGTCCATGGTTCGGTAGGTCATGTACACATCGCTGTTCACTTGGTGCAGCTGGTACTCGTATGGTTCCAGACCAAGCACATCGCGCGGCATGCGTTCTTTACCGTCAACGCTTGTGTCGGTTCTGCCGGACACAGGGCCGGTAACGCAGCCTAAAATATTCTGCCCCTGCAGCTCGAGCACAGGGATAACGTTAATCTTCGGCAGGAAGGAGGATTGCTCTACAATCTTATCCTGCAATCTTTGCTGAACAGAAGGAGCAAGCGAGAACTGCTCCTGCACGGAAGCAACGCCGTAGCCTTCGCAGTAGGCTTTGCACAGGGCGTTGAAGGCTTGTCTTGTTAATGTATTCAAGCGCGCCCCCTAGATTAGTGCGTTGCCGCTGGCAGGGTTAGCGTTCTCCGGAACATTGGTTCCGCCGGCTGCGCCTTCCATACGCTGCGCCATGCTGCCAAACTGCTCGGAAAGCTTGGTCATGCTGCTTACAAGCGGCTCCAGCTGCGCGGAAAAATTGTTCTCCGGCTCGGCTTTTGCGGGTTCCGGCTCTGGTTCCGGCGCGGCCTGCTGGCTGTCAAACTTACCTGCCAAGCCATCAACTGCACTTTTGGTATCGGTTAAGGCACCGAGCAGCTGATTAAACTGTTCTTCGGTCATGCTTTCCTCTTGTGTTTCTGGTTCTGTAGAATTGCTGCCGAACAGCGCAGCGCCCAGACGCTGGAATAAAGAATAGGCTTCTGGTTTTTGTTCGTCCGGCTGCGCTGCGGCAGCAAAAAAGGATGGTAGCTCTACACCGGTGTAAAAATTACCGGCTTGCTCGCTTTGCTTGGTACGCTGTGCGGTGAACAGGCGAATCTGCTCGGTTCCGAGCGAGGCAGGAGTATCGGTAATGGCAATACCTGCAAGGTACGCCTTGCCGGATTTACCAAAGTTGTCCCAGATTTCTATGGAAGAATAGAGCTTCTGCCCTTCCTTATTCTTCTCCAGAAAACGCCACCCTGGCTTAAACTTGGCGTACAGTTCCACCAGCTCACCGTTCTCGCGTGCTTCCACTGCGGTTACGGTTCCGTGGTTGCCAAAAAAGCGCTCGTGCTCCGGCCAAATAACGGCCTCGTACGTGCTAGGGCTGTAGGATTCCGCAATATCGCGTAAATCCTGCGGCGCTATCTCGCGCCCGTCCATAGTGGCGCCGGACTGTGCAACTTTGATAAACTCTGTGTATAACATGAAGCAAACATACACGTATAAATGCATGTTACAACGTAATAGAGTCCTAAAAGACTAGTATAGGACTGTAGAATGGGGAGATATAAAGAAAGGATATGTACTGTAGCGGCATGCCGCAGTATCCAGAAGAAGTAAAAATAGCAGCGCGTGACTTGTTTCTGCGTAAGCACACCATTGCAGAAATACACAAAATGCTCAACCTGTCTAAACGCACGCTCTACCATTGGCGTGATAAAGACGGTTGGGACAACCTGCTACAGCACGAAAGCACAATACACGCTACCAAGCGCCGCCTAGTGCTACTTACAGGTAAGGAAGACAAGGACAAGACCGACCTTGCAGAGCTGAACACGCTTGTAAATATTTTAGAGCGTCTGCAAAAGCTCGACGAGCGCAGATTCAAAGCGCAGCAGGAAGCATACGAAGCTGATCCGCAAGAAGAAGGCAACAAGCCAACCCGCACAAAGGGCAAGAAAAAGCCCAAAAAGAAAATCAAAAACGATGTATCGCATCTAACAGCAGAGGACTTTGCAGCACACCTCCACGGCGACTATTTCGTCTATCAGCACGAGCTGCGCGAAGCCAAGCGCTTCATTCTTAAATCACGCCAAATAGGTGCCACATGGTATTTTGCGCAAGAAGCATTTGAAGACGCGTGCCTAACAGGCGACAACCAAATTTTCCTTTCCGCCACACGCGCACAGGCAGACGTTTTCCGCTGTTACATAATCGCCATAGCCGAGCAAAAATTCGGCATCGAGCTAAAAGGCAAAGACAAGCTGGAGCTACACACAGCCCACGGCACAGCCACGCTCTACTTCCTTTCCAACAACTCAAAAAGCGCGCAGTCCTACCACGGGCACGTGTACATTGATGAATGTTTCTGGATCAACAAATTCAGCGAGCTCTACAAAGTCGCCACCGGCATGGCAACGCACAAAAAGTGGCGCCGCACCATATTCTCCACCCCGTCATGCGTCAGTCACGAGGCATACCCCCTCTGGGCAGGCGAGCTAT contains:
- a CDS encoding virion morphogenesis protein; its protein translation is MANNSALKFSVDRKSLLSFKEQLGILAMPPREQRKIIMTMARAVRKQAMLNIRQQRTVEGLPMAPRKDARNKRRLLRGLAKAKVGKSKGLTVYGRGSDSAEVTYENKIAGQIANRHQKGIPEPWSKKKAEKVYGRPDYNKPATRAQAKSLIDAGYRVRVKRKRGKGTLLKRVSVKWIREHMTLGQAGRILRFMRGTGLSKARWDVETPARPFLGATPDDAKEMLQDLARQTIEKLKK
- a CDS encoding phage tail protein, which encodes MKKLTALTSFLLQAANLTKEQVLSVADRGETIPTGRDLGHGVELGVFKYDALIQVEAFNGSSSELLLLVMSWLHDHDKDRDHVGLADPEVDASLNDDFTADVDLAIEFEEPLQMVPDEQGPILFNGRKWRVADVPVDVAEELAGMDGKAHGEQ
- a CDS encoding head completion/stabilization protein; this encodes MTAFSGHTSTSSTVVIRNDGFWPDVTVAEFQAIYRLPQDYAEQLLVDHLKLGVVWTNRQLVEWKRDMIMRGCGSLSSVPEDEQGGALGDETAALLHYKRAVFTYSKALLLPQFATINRREAARNEARESEETTENFLAYAAQAIADFFRQRAC
- the gpM gene encoding phage terminase small subunit, translated to MSLMLTYQQKVRAQKERAKAGQPEPEKPDTLKVAPSGLIGNQQLGALLDKALEQDLKSLKGINSRERKADVKRTLVDKYAGYVERLRASSVKHELLGWYLVWLFDTGELDSAVTYALWCIEAGVALPERFNRTVEIFVADAILEWADAEYDAGRSVQPYFATVFNHADGVCCQPWDLPDEVTAKFYRQQGLNLARAEKFTAAVDVLEEALSLGAKVKTALADCRKRATRDVS
- a CDS encoding phage major capsid protein, P2 family — translated: MNTLTRQAFNALCKAYCEGYGVASVQEQFSLAPSVQQRLQDKIVEQSSFLPKINVIPVLELQGQNILGCVTGPVSGRTDTSVDGKERMPRDVLGLEPYEYQLHQVNSDVYMTYRTMDVWAKFPDFHDRYTSNVQAQIANDREIVGWYGTHAAKDTDLSKFPLMQDVLPGWVQYMRDRKPENIISQGATADEIRIGEGGDYENLDLAVNDMLQGIPKWKRKGLVVMVGDELIARERAALLIAVKGTPTEKNAMNTAMATLGGLPWETPSNFPGRGLVITNHKNLSIYFQDGKWRRHIKDKPEKDRVEDFNSRNEGYVVEDVEQLVAVEFDNVRLPNAAGTGWQ
- a CDS encoding GPO family capsid scaffolding protein — encoded protein: MLYTEFIKVAQSGATMDGREIAPQDLRDIAESYSPSTYEAVIWPEHERFFGNHGTVTAVEARENGELVELYAKFKPGWRFLEKNKEGQKLYSSIEIWDNFGKSGKAYLAGIAITDTPASLGTEQIRLFTAQRTKQSEQAGNFYTGVELPSFFAAAAQPDEQKPEAYSLFQRLGAALFGSNSTEPETQEESMTEEQFNQLLGALTDTKSAVDGLAGKFDSQQAAPEPEPEPAKAEPENNFSAQLEPLVSSMTKLSEQFGSMAQRMEGAAGGTNVPENANPASGNALI
- a CDS encoding terminase large subunit domain-containing protein gives rise to the protein MYCSGMPQYPEEVKIAARDLFLRKHTIAEIHKMLNLSKRTLYHWRDKDGWDNLLQHESTIHATKRRLVLLTGKEDKDKTDLAELNTLVNILERLQKLDERRFKAQQEAYEADPQEEGNKPTRTKGKKKPKKKIKNDVSHLTAEDFAAHLHGDYFVYQHELREAKRFILKSRQIGATWYFAQEAFEDACLTGDNQIFLSATRAQADVFRCYIIAIAEQKFGIELKGKDKLELHTAHGTATLYFLSNNSKSAQSYHGHVYIDECFWINKFSELYKVATGMATHKKWRRTIFSTPSCVSHEAYPLWAGELYNKRFKTKRVQFPSFEEMQSGVECADKIWRKIITIQDAMAGGCDLFDIKQLKLEYSPEDFANLFACKFIDGSLGVFKLSALEQCYADSSDWHDYRADILRPFGNMPVWGGYDPSRSRDDASFVIVAPPLEPQGTFRVLARYKWIGQSLRWQAEQIKLLTQRYNFTYIGMDTTGPGLGVLEMVQAFYPQVTPIHYGLKTKTHLVLKTQDVINTNRIHWDASLTDIAGAFLTVKQTSTANGHITYSANRTAETGHADVAWAIMHALHNEPLATLPSGGSDFAMSA